The sequence CATCACCCCGCTCGGGGCGTGGGTGTTCGGCGTGCCGATGCTGGACATGGGCGCGGTGGGCGCCGGCGCGGCGCTGATCGCCGCCGGCTGGAACTATGTGTTCAATCTCGGCTTCGACCACGCCCTGGCGCGCCTGCGCGGCTCGGTGCGCAAGACGCTGGCGCTGCGGGTGCTGCATGCCCTGCTGTTCGAGGCCGGCCTCGTGCTCGTCCTCGTGCCCTTCGTCGCCTGGTATCTCGGCGTCGGCCTCTACGAGGCCTTTCTGATGGATCTGGCGCTGACGGTATTCTTCCTCGTCTACGCCTTCCTGTTCAACTGGGCCTATGATGCCCTGTTCCCGCTGCCGGAGCCCCGCCACCCGGCAGCCGCCGTGCCGCGCTGACACCGGACCGGCGGGTGCGGGGTCAGCCCTTGGTGAGCTGGCCCGCCTCCCAGCCGAGAATGGCGCGCTTGCGAGTGAGCCCCCAGTGATAGCCGGTGAGATCGCCATTCTTGCCAAGCACGCGGTGGCAGGGCACGACGAAGGACATCGGGTTCTTGCCCACCGCCGCGCCGATGGCGCGCGCCGCCTTCGGCTTCTCCACGCAATGGGCGATGCTGGAATAGGTGGTGGCCTTGCCGAGCGGGATGCGCATCAGCGTCTCCCACACCTTCACCTCGAAATCGGTGCCGATGAAGACGATGCGCAGCGGATCGTCCGGGCTCCAGGCGCCGCGGTCGAAGATGCGCGCCGCATAGGGGGCGGTGG comes from Ancylobacter polymorphus and encodes:
- a CDS encoding PACE efflux transporter; the protein is MRGTADRIRHVISFEIVALSIITPLGAWVFGVPMLDMGAVGAGAALIAAGWNYVFNLGFDHALARLRGSVRKTLALRVLHALLFEAGLVLVLVPFVAWYLGVGLYEAFLMDLALTVFFLVYAFLFNWAYDALFPLPEPRHPAAAVPR